A single window of Bacteroidales bacterium DNA harbors:
- a CDS encoding isochorismatase family protein, producing MIIVGLLAEKCIYNTALGGKNRGYDIYLIPEAIIGKISKRKEEAISKMTEKGIKVLPIKEIINVR from the coding sequence ATTATTATTGTTGGTCTTTTGGCTGAAAAATGTATTTATAATACAGCGTTGGGAGGGAAGAATAGAGGATATGATATTTATCTTATTCCTGAAGCTATTATTGGCAAAATCTCAAAACGTAAAGAAGAAGCCATAAGTAAAATGACAGAAAAAGGAATAAAAGTATTACCTATAAAAGAAATAATCAACGTGCGATAA